In the Thermodesulfovibrio yellowstonii DSM 11347 genome, one interval contains:
- the lepA gene encoding translation elongation factor 4 has product MKKIRNFSIIAHIDHGKSTLADRLLEFTGAVNLGGKMGQILDSMDLERERGITIKAHAVRLNYKSEDGQTYILNLIDTPGHVDFSYEVSRSLACCEGSLLVVDATQGVEAQTVANAYLAIEHNHEIIPVINKIDLPQADPDKVKKQIEDILGISSSEAILASAKEGTGTKEILEAVVKRIPPPKGDLQSPLRAMIFDSWFDNYLGVIVLVRVFDGIIKPGMRIKLFATGKEYEVQRLGILTPFPKDIEKLEAGEVGFIIAGIKNIADTKIGDTITLAENPAKTPLAGFREVKPMVFCGLYPTETHQYEELKTALEKLRLNDSSFFFEPETSAALGFGFRCGFLGLLHMEIIKERLEREFNLSLISTAPTVRYKIVDKKGEYLIDNPSKMPKIYEKIEEPFMKVSIIVPEQFVGEILKLCQEKRGIQKEFSYITKDRILLIYEMPLNEILWDFYDKLKSLSKGYASMDYEFIGYRPSELVRLDILINGEQVDALSIIVHKDKAYYKGRAIAQKLRTVIPRQLFEVVIQAAIGGKIIARESIAPLKKNVLAKCYGGDVTRKKKLLEKQKEGKKRMKQIGRVEIPQEAFLSVLKVE; this is encoded by the coding sequence ATGAAAAAAATCAGAAATTTCTCAATAATTGCTCATATAGATCATGGAAAATCTACCCTTGCAGACAGGCTCCTTGAGTTTACAGGTGCTGTTAATCTCGGTGGCAAGATGGGACAGATTCTTGATTCAATGGATCTTGAAAGGGAAAGGGGCATTACAATCAAAGCTCATGCAGTGAGACTTAACTATAAAAGTGAGGATGGACAAACATATATCCTGAATCTTATTGATACTCCTGGGCATGTAGATTTTTCCTATGAAGTATCTCGTTCTTTGGCATGCTGTGAAGGAAGCCTTCTTGTAGTTGATGCAACGCAGGGAGTAGAGGCTCAAACTGTTGCAAATGCTTATCTTGCAATTGAACATAATCATGAAATAATTCCAGTGATAAACAAAATAGACCTTCCCCAAGCTGATCCTGACAAGGTAAAAAAGCAAATAGAAGATATTTTAGGTATTAGTTCTTCTGAAGCAATCTTGGCTTCTGCAAAAGAAGGAACAGGGACCAAAGAAATTCTTGAAGCAGTTGTAAAAAGAATCCCTCCACCAAAGGGTGATCTTCAATCACCACTCCGTGCAATGATATTTGACTCCTGGTTTGATAACTACTTAGGTGTTATTGTTCTTGTCAGGGTTTTTGATGGAATAATAAAACCAGGAATGAGAATAAAACTATTTGCAACAGGGAAAGAATATGAAGTTCAGAGACTTGGCATTCTCACTCCTTTTCCTAAGGATATAGAAAAACTTGAAGCAGGTGAAGTAGGATTTATTATAGCTGGAATTAAAAACATTGCTGACACAAAAATAGGAGATACAATTACCCTTGCAGAAAATCCTGCAAAAACCCCCCTTGCAGGTTTCAGAGAAGTTAAACCAATGGTATTTTGCGGACTTTATCCAACTGAAACTCATCAATATGAAGAGTTAAAAACTGCTCTTGAAAAACTCAGATTAAATGATTCTTCTTTTTTCTTTGAACCCGAAACATCAGCAGCACTTGGATTTGGATTTAGATGCGGTTTTTTGGGCTTACTACATATGGAAATCATAAAAGAACGCCTTGAAAGAGAGTTTAATCTTTCTCTTATAAGTACAGCACCCACTGTAAGATATAAAATTGTTGATAAAAAGGGAGAATATCTTATTGACAATCCAAGTAAAATGCCTAAAATATATGAAAAAATTGAAGAGCCTTTTATGAAAGTCTCCATAATCGTACCAGAACAATTTGTAGGAGAGATTTTAAAACTCTGTCAAGAAAAAAGAGGAATTCAAAAAGAATTTTCCTATATAACAAAGGACAGAATTCTTCTTATTTATGAAATGCCACTGAATGAAATTTTATGGGATTTTTATGATAAGCTTAAATCTCTTTCCAAAGGTTATGCATCAATGGATTATGAATTTATTGGATATAGACCTTCCGAACTTGTAAGGCTTGATATTCTTATTAATGGAGAACAAGTAGATGCCTTATCAATTATTGTCCATAAAGATAAGGCTTATTATAAAGGTCGTGCAATAGCCCAAAAACTGAGAACTGTAATTCCAAGACAGCTTTTTGAAGTTGTAATTCAGGCTGCAATTGGTGGCAAAATTATAGCAAGAGAGAGCATAGCACCGCTTAAGAAAAATGTTCTTGCAAAATGTTATGGAGGTGACGTGACAAGAAAGAAAAAACTTCTTGAAAAACAGAAGGAAGGGAAAAAAAGAATGAAACAAATTGGACGAGTTGAAATACCACAAGAAGCATTTCTTTCAGTTCTAAAAGTTGAATAA
- a CDS encoding ROK family protein, producing the protein MYYIGIDIGGTYIKIGIISTDWETIKICKFPTGNNPMEKIIEEIDSICNEFKIKGIGVGIAGLVDKEGNVIKAANIPFLNKFPLKKELENRYNMNVKIENDATVATVAEALFGQGKGSFSFILLTLGTGIGGGFWFDGEIAQFPLEVGHMSINYQGKFCNCGNTGCLEVYASARAIKDNLIERVENGEESYIKKLYEGNIYRATSEDIYKAAMEGDHLCRSVLKEAGKALGAGIANLINIFGPEKIILTGGLSKAINIYLETAIQEAKKRAMIGIAESVSITQSSLVDKGGVLGAVAILINENLKQFPDRKLKEPKN; encoded by the coding sequence ATGTATTACATTGGAATAGACATAGGTGGCACTTATATTAAAATCGGTATAATTTCAACAGACTGGGAAACCATCAAAATATGCAAATTCCCAACAGGCAACAATCCTATGGAAAAAATTATTGAAGAAATAGACAGCATTTGTAATGAATTTAAAATTAAAGGAATAGGAGTCGGCATTGCTGGTTTAGTGGATAAGGAAGGTAACGTAATTAAAGCCGCTAACATACCTTTTTTAAATAAATTCCCTTTAAAAAAGGAATTAGAAAATAGATATAACATGAATGTAAAAATAGAAAATGATGCAACTGTTGCAACAGTTGCGGAAGCCTTATTTGGACAAGGTAAGGGCTCATTTAGTTTTATTCTTCTTACTCTTGGAACAGGAATCGGTGGTGGGTTCTGGTTTGATGGAGAAATAGCCCAGTTTCCATTGGAGGTTGGACACATGAGCATTAATTATCAGGGAAAATTCTGTAATTGTGGTAACACAGGATGCCTTGAAGTATATGCTTCAGCTCGGGCTATAAAAGATAATCTTATAGAACGAGTTGAAAATGGTGAGGAAAGTTATATTAAAAAACTTTATGAAGGCAATATATATAGAGCAACTTCAGAAGATATATATAAAGCAGCAATGGAAGGCGATCATTTGTGTAGAAGTGTTCTTAAGGAAGCAGGTAAGGCTCTTGGTGCAGGAATAGCAAATTTAATAAATATTTTCGGACCTGAAAAAATTATTTTAACGGGTGGACTTTCTAAAGCAATAAATATCTATCTTGAAACAGCCATTCAGGAAGCCAAAAAAAGAGCAATGATAGGAATTGCGGAATCAGTTAGCATAACTCAATCTTCTCTGGTAGATAAAGGTGGAGTTCTGGGTGCTGTCGCAATTTTAATAAATGAAAATCTGAAGCAGTTTCCTGATAGAAAATTAAAAGAGCCAAAAAACTAA
- the fabG gene encoding 3-oxoacyl-[acyl-carrier-protein] reductase, giving the protein MKGQTAVITGSSRGIGRTAAEELAKKGVQIVIVDINGGNAEKVAEEIKSQYGVETLGIKADISNSEDVKRLFEEAVKKFSKIEILVNNAGITRDNLLIRMKDEEWDAVLNINLKGAFLCSREAIKIMSKNKYGRIINIASVVAFIGNPGQVNYSASKAGLVALTKTLAKEYASRGITVNAVAPGFIQTAMTEQLPEKVKEEMLRMIPLSRFGTTQDVANAITFLALPESGYITGQVIHVNGGMYM; this is encoded by the coding sequence ATGAAAGGACAAACAGCTGTAATAACTGGCTCTTCAAGAGGAATTGGAAGAACCGCAGCTGAAGAACTTGCTAAGAAAGGTGTGCAAATTGTAATTGTTGATATAAATGGGGGTAATGCTGAAAAAGTTGCTGAAGAGATTAAATCACAGTATGGTGTTGAAACCTTAGGAATTAAAGCTGATATCTCTAACTCAGAAGATGTAAAAAGGCTATTTGAGGAAGCAGTAAAAAAATTTTCTAAAATTGAAATTCTTGTAAACAATGCGGGTATAACAAGGGATAATCTTCTTATAAGAATGAAAGATGAAGAATGGGATGCTGTTTTAAATATAAATCTTAAAGGAGCATTTCTTTGTTCAAGAGAAGCTATTAAGATTATGTCAAAAAATAAATATGGAAGAATTATAAATATTGCTTCTGTTGTAGCTTTTATCGGAAATCCCGGTCAAGTTAATTATTCAGCATCAAAGGCAGGCTTGGTGGCTCTAACCAAGACATTAGCAAAAGAGTATGCTTCAAGAGGAATAACTGTTAACGCAGTTGCTCCAGGTTTTATCCAAACAGCTATGACAGAACAACTACCAGAAAAGGTTAAAGAGGAAATGTTGAGAATGATTCCTTTATCAAGATTTGGGACAACTCAGGACGTTGCAAATGCTATAACATTTCTGGCTTTGCCAGAATCTGGATATATAACCGGGCAGGTTATTCATGTAAATGGCGGAATGTACATGTAA
- the acpP gene encoding acyl carrier protein yields MVEEKVKEIIAKQLGVEVSQVTPEASFVEDLGADSLDTVELVMAFEEAFGIEIPDEDAEKIGKVKDAIEYIKNKINQA; encoded by the coding sequence ATGGTAGAGGAAAAAGTAAAAGAAATCATAGCAAAGCAGCTTGGTGTTGAAGTATCACAGGTGACACCAGAGGCGTCTTTTGTTGAAGACCTTGGAGCAGACTCTCTTGATACTGTTGAGCTTGTTATGGCTTTTGAGGAAGCTTTTGGAATTGAGATTCCTGATGAAGATGCGGAAAAGATTGGTAAAGTAAAAGACGCTATAGAGTATATAAAAAACAAAATAAATCAGGCATAG
- the fabF gene encoding beta-ketoacyl-ACP synthase II — translation MSKRRVVVTGLGMISPLGLDVQSSWQAIIQGKSGVGYITHFDAKDYPVRIAAEVKGFDPTKYIELKEVKKMDRFIHFAIAATEMAIADSELEITPENSERIGIVIGSGMGGLPAIEYYHQILLEKGWKRVSPFFIPMVIINLAAGQISIRYGIKGPNLAVTTACATGNHSIGEAFRMIQYGDADVMIAGGAEAVITPMAVAGFAIMRALSTRNEEPEKASRPFDADRDGFVMGEGSGILILEELEHALKRGAKIYAELVGYGMTSDAYHITAPAPEGEGGARCMKMALNDAGISPEEIDYINAHGTATKQGDELETQAIKTIFGEHAYKLCVSSTKSMTGHLLGAAGGVEAIFTILSIYEDIVPPTINLDNPDPECDLDYVPYNAKKKEIKYAMTNSFGFGGTNASLIFKKFTDN, via the coding sequence ATGAGCAAAAGAAGAGTTGTTGTGACCGGGTTGGGAATGATTTCCCCTCTCGGTCTTGATGTTCAATCCTCTTGGCAGGCAATTATTCAAGGCAAATCAGGAGTTGGTTACATTACTCATTTTGATGCTAAGGACTATCCTGTAAGAATAGCCGCTGAAGTTAAAGGATTTGATCCGACAAAATATATTGAACTAAAAGAAGTAAAAAAAATGGACAGATTTATTCATTTTGCAATTGCTGCTACTGAGATGGCAATTGCAGATTCGGAGTTAGAAATCACTCCTGAAAACTCAGAAAGGATAGGAATTGTTATTGGCTCTGGAATGGGTGGACTCCCAGCAATTGAGTATTATCATCAGATATTACTTGAAAAAGGCTGGAAAAGAGTGAGCCCCTTCTTCATTCCTATGGTTATCATTAATCTTGCAGCAGGACAGATATCAATAAGATATGGAATAAAAGGTCCTAATCTTGCTGTAACAACTGCCTGTGCTACAGGAAACCATTCAATTGGCGAAGCTTTCAGAATGATTCAGTATGGTGACGCAGATGTAATGATTGCAGGTGGTGCAGAAGCTGTGATTACACCAATGGCTGTTGCAGGATTTGCAATAATGAGGGCTTTGTCAACAAGAAATGAGGAACCAGAAAAAGCAAGCAGACCTTTTGATGCTGATAGAGACGGATTTGTAATGGGAGAAGGTTCTGGAATCCTTATTCTTGAGGAGCTTGAACATGCCTTAAAAAGAGGTGCTAAAATTTATGCAGAACTTGTGGGATATGGGATGACTTCAGATGCTTATCATATTACAGCTCCTGCTCCTGAAGGTGAAGGAGGTGCAAGATGCATGAAAATGGCATTGAATGATGCAGGAATATCTCCAGAAGAGATAGATTACATAAATGCTCATGGAACAGCTACAAAACAAGGAGATGAACTTGAGACGCAGGCTATAAAAACAATATTTGGTGAACATGCCTATAAACTTTGTGTAAGTTCTACAAAATCAATGACAGGACATCTACTTGGTGCTGCTGGAGGTGTTGAGGCTATATTTACAATATTGAGTATATATGAAGATATTGTGCCTCCTACCATTAATCTTGATAATCCTGATCCAGAATGTGATCTTGACTATGTTCCTTATAATGCAAAGAAAAAAGAAATTAAATACGCTATGACAAACTCATTTGGTTTTGGCGGAACTAATGCCTCTCTCATCTTTAAGAAATTTACAGATAATTAA
- a CDS encoding MoaD/ThiS family protein has product MKVVVKLFGGIKSEKDFPRNEEKDLIVETEKPLTIYELIDFLSLNKKPFIVVLNGVILTNLSIQIKDGDEISLFPPIAGG; this is encoded by the coding sequence ATGAAAGTAGTTGTTAAACTTTTTGGTGGTATAAAATCAGAAAAAGACTTCCCCAGAAATGAAGAAAAAGACCTTATTGTGGAAACTGAGAAACCTCTAACTATTTATGAATTAATTGATTTTTTAAGCCTAAATAAAAAACCCTTCATAGTTGTTCTTAATGGAGTTATTCTTACCAACCTTTCTATTCAAATAAAAGATGGTGATGAAATAAGTCTTTTCCCTCCTATCGCAGGCGGATAG
- a CDS encoding aldehyde ferredoxin oxidoreductase family protein has translation MKILRINMSEDAPEVKFEDLGQYEGLGGRALTSAIISKEVDPLCHPLSADNKLVIACGLLGGSAAAMSGRTSVGCKSPLTGGIKEANSGGQAGQVLGRLGIAAIVLEGKPKGDDTYKIYINKNGVKVEKDNSLKMLPNYDLIEKMKKEFGEKIACVSIGPAGEMKMSGASVALTDMELRPTRHAGRGGVGAVMGSKGVKVIVLDDTETTPRQPKNVEAFKEANKKFVAGLQKHPVTGQGLPAYGTNVLTNIINEVGAYPTYNFKEGRFAGARKISGEVEAELEKQRGGNPTHGCHRGCVIRCSGIYHDKDGHYLTKQPEYETVWALGGNCGVDDIDKIAMMDFLCDNYGVDTIEMGATIAVAMEAGLLKWGDADAAINLLHEVGKGTHLGRIIGNGAAFTGKAFGVERVPVVKGQALPAYDPRAVQGIGVTYATSPMGADHTAGYSIALNVLKTGGFVDPLKPEGQVELSRNLQIATAFVDSTGMCLFIAFALLDQPETNQALLDMLNAFYGWNMTDKDVVEYGKKVLKFERDFNLRAGFTKEHDRLPRFFYKEPLPPHNTVFQVKDEELDQLFNW, from the coding sequence ATGAAAATTTTAAGAATTAACATGAGTGAAGATGCACCTGAAGTAAAATTTGAGGATTTAGGTCAATATGAAGGACTTGGTGGAAGAGCACTTACTTCAGCAATAATATCAAAAGAAGTTGACCCCCTTTGTCATCCATTGAGTGCTGACAATAAACTTGTAATAGCCTGCGGACTTCTTGGTGGAAGCGCTGCAGCAATGTCTGGAAGAACTTCTGTAGGATGCAAAAGTCCTCTTACAGGAGGGATTAAAGAAGCAAATTCAGGAGGACAGGCAGGACAGGTTCTTGGAAGACTCGGAATTGCAGCAATTGTCCTTGAAGGAAAGCCTAAGGGAGATGATACATATAAAATTTATATTAACAAAAATGGTGTTAAGGTTGAAAAAGACAATTCTCTTAAAATGCTTCCAAACTATGATCTTATTGAAAAAATGAAAAAAGAGTTCGGAGAAAAAATTGCCTGTGTAAGTATTGGTCCTGCAGGTGAAATGAAAATGTCAGGTGCATCTGTTGCATTGACTGATATGGAACTTAGACCAACAAGACATGCAGGAAGAGGCGGGGTTGGTGCGGTGATGGGTTCAAAAGGAGTAAAAGTTATTGTTCTTGATGATACTGAAACAACACCAAGACAGCCAAAAAATGTAGAAGCATTTAAAGAAGCAAATAAAAAATTTGTTGCAGGACTTCAGAAACATCCTGTAACAGGACAAGGACTTCCTGCTTATGGAACAAATGTATTAACAAACATAATAAATGAAGTTGGAGCATATCCTACCTATAACTTCAAAGAAGGACGTTTTGCTGGAGCAAGAAAAATCAGTGGTGAAGTGGAAGCAGAGCTTGAAAAACAAAGAGGTGGAAACCCTACACATGGATGCCACAGGGGATGTGTTATACGTTGTTCAGGAATTTATCATGACAAAGATGGACATTATCTCACTAAACAACCTGAATACGAAACAGTATGGGCATTGGGTGGAAACTGCGGGGTTGATGACATAGATAAAATAGCTATGATGGATTTTCTATGTGACAACTATGGAGTTGACACCATTGAGATGGGCGCAACAATTGCAGTTGCAATGGAAGCTGGATTGCTTAAGTGGGGAGATGCTGATGCTGCAATAAATCTCCTACATGAGGTGGGTAAAGGAACACATCTTGGAAGAATTATAGGAAATGGAGCAGCATTCACTGGCAAAGCTTTCGGAGTTGAAAGAGTGCCTGTTGTGAAAGGGCAAGCACTTCCAGCTTATGATCCAAGAGCAGTTCAGGGAATCGGAGTCACATATGCAACAAGCCCTATGGGCGCAGATCACACTGCAGGATATTCAATTGCGCTTAATGTTTTAAAAACAGGTGGATTTGTTGATCCTCTTAAGCCTGAAGGACAAGTTGAGCTCTCACGTAATCTTCAGATTGCAACAGCTTTTGTAGATTCAACAGGCATGTGTCTTTTTATAGCTTTTGCACTACTTGACCAGCCAGAAACTAATCAGGCTTTGCTTGATATGCTCAATGCCTTTTATGGTTGGAATATGACTGATAAAGATGTAGTTGAATACGGGAAAAAGGTTCTCAAATTTGAAAGAGATTTCAATCTTCGTGCAGGATTTACAAAAGAGCATGACAGACTTCCAAGATTTTTCTATAAAGAGCCTCTTCCACCACACAATACAGTATTTCAGGTAAAAGATGAAGAGCTTGACCAACTATTTAACTGGTAA
- a CDS encoding radical SAM/SPASM family putative metalloenzyme maturase, translating into MIGLPEKLSVEITTKCNLHCEICPKQSPNYHHPDSEMDFETFSRLKPLFPYIKSLILNGIGEPLLHPNIENFIALASAYMPEGALIGFQTNGVLLTDEKLKELVKAGLNKICVSIDSLTPVNGLHEPEYGEKALETIYRIKLNNNGKLQSGIETVITRDNLDQIVPTIKEASKYGIDFIILSHLIPYSPLVLNKVAYETNNEESVKIFKKWLTLLEKAGYTINEWLELMKKKALPEFFPEENEAMRLFKGMYDEATEKGLTLHMQNLINRDEKLIKEVNLVLKEVKRLSKKLDISIQIPKTNPAPRRKCDFLEEKCLFIGVDGEVSPCYFLWHSFTCYIAGLKKSVKRWTFGNIKDKDPGYILNSSEYTNFINSVLKYDFPYCYDCNFALCDLMELEDFLYDCYTNDVPCGACLWCGGLFYCMI; encoded by the coding sequence ATGATTGGACTGCCTGAGAAACTTTCTGTAGAGATAACTACAAAATGCAATCTTCATTGCGAGATCTGTCCTAAACAGAGTCCTAATTATCATCATCCTGATTCAGAGATGGATTTTGAAACATTCAGCAGGCTTAAACCTCTTTTCCCCTATATTAAAAGCCTGATTCTTAATGGAATTGGTGAACCACTTCTGCATCCAAATATTGAAAACTTCATTGCTTTAGCAAGTGCTTACATGCCTGAGGGAGCTTTAATCGGATTTCAAACAAATGGCGTGCTTCTAACAGATGAAAAATTAAAAGAACTTGTAAAGGCTGGCTTAAATAAAATCTGTGTTTCAATTGATAGCCTTACTCCTGTAAATGGACTTCATGAACCTGAGTATGGTGAAAAGGCTCTTGAAACTATCTATCGTATAAAACTAAACAACAATGGAAAACTCCAAAGCGGCATAGAAACTGTTATAACCAGGGATAACCTTGATCAAATTGTTCCCACCATTAAAGAAGCTTCAAAATATGGTATAGATTTTATAATTCTTTCTCATTTAATTCCCTATTCGCCTTTAGTTTTAAATAAAGTTGCATATGAAACAAACAATGAAGAATCAGTAAAAATATTCAAGAAATGGCTTACATTACTTGAAAAAGCAGGCTATACAATAAATGAATGGCTTGAGCTTATGAAAAAGAAAGCCCTACCAGAGTTTTTTCCTGAAGAAAATGAAGCTATGAGACTTTTTAAGGGAATGTATGACGAAGCAACTGAAAAAGGACTTACACTTCATATGCAAAATTTAATAAACAGAGATGAAAAACTCATAAAAGAAGTAAATTTAGTTTTGAAAGAGGTAAAAAGACTATCAAAAAAACTGGATATATCAATTCAAATTCCAAAAACCAATCCTGCACCTCGTAGAAAATGTGATTTTCTTGAAGAAAAATGTTTATTTATTGGAGTTGATGGAGAAGTTTCACCATGTTATTTTTTATGGCACAGTTTTACATGCTATATTGCTGGACTTAAAAAATCAGTTAAACGCTGGACATTTGGGAATATTAAGGACAAAGACCCTGGTTATATACTCAATTCATCTGAATACACAAATTTCATCAATTCAGTTTTAAAGTATGACTTTCCTTATTGCTATGACTGTAACTTTGCCCTTTGTGACCTTATGGAACTTGAAGATTTTCTCTATGACTGCTATACCAATGATGTTCCATGTGGAGCATGTCTATGGTGTGGCGGTTTATTTTACTGTATGATATAA